From Acaryochloris thomasi RCC1774, a single genomic window includes:
- a CDS encoding RNB domain-containing ribonuclease — translation MWIEETDTGATIQFHIIYISDHIPINSPLDRSAIATTQTRYHRQGNSPMLPRILSEESWEGLTYTELSREGHFLAGAEVYVDDDVQTSVSFIVIVLIQEADG, via the coding sequence ATTTGGATCGAAGAAACAGACACGGGCGCGACTATCCAATTCCATATCATCTATATCTCAGACCACATCCCTATAAACTCCCCGCTAGACCGAAGCGCGATCGCAACCACGCAAACCCGATATCACCGACAAGGCAACAGCCCCATGCTGCCGAGAATTTTGAGCGAGGAATCCTGGGAAGGATTGACGTATACAGAGTTGTCGCGAGAGGGGCACTTTTTGGCTGGGGCAGAAGTATACGTTGATGATGATGTACAGACTTCCGTCTCATTCATCGTGATTGTTCTGATTCAAGAAGCAGATGGATAG
- a CDS encoding RNA recognition motif domain-containing protein, with protein sequence MSIYVGNLSYDVAEEDLSGAFAEYGTVKSAKLPTDRETGRPRGFGFVEMNTEAEETAAIEALDGAEWMGRQLKVNKAKPRENRGGGNRGGGSGW encoded by the coding sequence ATGTCAATTTACGTCGGCAATCTATCCTACGATGTGGCCGAAGAAGACTTGAGCGGTGCTTTTGCCGAATATGGCACTGTTAAAAGTGCAAAACTCCCTACTGACCGTGAAACTGGACGGCCCAGAGGCTTTGGCTTTGTGGAGATGAATACAGAGGCCGAGGAAACAGCAGCTATTGAAGCCCTTGATGGTGCCGAGTGGATGGGACGCCAGCTCAAGGTCAACAAAGCGAAGCCCCGAGAAAATCGCGGTGGCGGTAATCGTGGTGGTGGCTCTGGCTGGTAA